A region of Domibacillus sp. DTU_2020_1001157_1_SI_ALB_TIR_016 DNA encodes the following proteins:
- a CDS encoding cupin translates to MTTNAKPGQLSVGKVKENWTGDARFYEYTNAADPIGSGIISPIPAKEFEPELYNSGETRIETLDLSEELGTDYPATSPSLLAHFIRIKAGDLIKTEPNATSELYYIISGAGSTETNGQVINWKKGDFLTLPSGSLSIHTAAEDTTIYYILDTPLLDYLGVKATEARFTPTLYTAEQAKAYLDEVANAPDAHLKNRISILLNNQKFDQTLTITHVLWAMFGIVPVGSNQAPHSHKSVALDFVAYAAPGTYTLVGDQIDPDSQKIIDPVRIDWVTGKAFVTPPGLWHSHHNESGEAAYIIPIQDAGLQTYLRTLDIQFTHYDQ, encoded by the coding sequence ATGACTACAAATGCAAAGCCAGGTCAATTATCTGTTGGGAAGGTAAAAGAGAACTGGACTGGAGATGCCCGCTTTTACGAGTACACGAATGCTGCTGATCCAATCGGCAGCGGAATTATTAGCCCGATTCCCGCTAAAGAATTCGAACCGGAGTTATACAATTCTGGAGAAACCCGAATTGAAACGCTGGATTTAAGTGAAGAATTAGGAACAGACTATCCAGCAACCAGCCCTTCTCTTCTTGCACACTTCATACGCATAAAAGCAGGAGATTTGATTAAAACAGAGCCAAATGCAACGAGTGAATTATATTACATTATCTCTGGTGCTGGCAGTACCGAAACAAATGGCCAGGTGATCAATTGGAAAAAAGGAGATTTTTTAACACTTCCATCAGGATCACTCAGCATTCATACTGCAGCGGAAGATACAACGATCTACTACATTTTAGATACTCCTCTTTTAGATTATCTAGGTGTAAAAGCAACAGAAGCCCGTTTTACACCAACACTTTATACGGCAGAGCAAGCTAAAGCATATTTGGATGAAGTAGCAAATGCACCCGATGCCCATTTAAAAAACCGTATCTCTATCTTGCTAAATAACCAAAAATTCGATCAAACATTAACCATTACGCATGTATTATGGGCAATGTTTGGGATTGTTCCAGTAGGATCTAATCAAGCTCCTCACAGCCATAAATCAGTTGCTCTTGATTTTGTTGCTTATGCAGCACCTGGTACGTACACATTGGTTGGAGATCAGATAGACCCAGATTCTCAGAAAATCATTGATCCTGTTCGCATCGATTGGGTGACAGGAAAAGCTTTCGTTACACCTCCTGGGTTGTGGCATTCCCATCACAATGAGTCTGGAGAGGCCGCATACATTATACCGATTCAGGATGCGGGGCTTCAAACGTATCTACGTACTTTAGACATTCAATTTACTCATTACGATCAGTGA
- a CDS encoding S-layer homology domain-containing protein: MIAKYLELDLQNAPETNFKDVLARAAQAVAALKHAGIVNGKSDVYLGAVDNITRGETAIIFMNAFEMELLEGTSENSTSTKFTDLTGRYVQPVNSLVERGIIKGKSNNRFGTTEPLTRGQFALMVYRMHLYNKKTAMVFAKS, from the coding sequence ATGATAGCCAAATACTTGGAACTTGATCTCCAGAATGCCCCTGAGACGAATTTTAAAGATGTGCTGGCTCGTGCAGCTCAAGCCGTGGCTGCTCTTAAACATGCTGGAATTGTAAATGGTAAGTCAGATGTATACTTGGGAGCTGTGGACAACATAACGCGAGGCGAAACAGCTATTATCTTTATGAACGCGTTTGAAATGGAGTTGCTTGAAGGCACTTCTGAAAATAGCACATCAACCAAATTCACAGATTTAACAGGCCGCTATGTACAGCCTGTAAACTCCCTTGTAGAACGTGGTATCATTAAAGGAAAATCGAACAACCGATTTGGTACAACTGAGCCTTTAACAAGAGGTCAATTTGCTTTAATGGTTTATAGAATGCACCTGTACAATAAAAAAACGGCGATGGTATTCGCAAAATCCTAA
- the safA gene encoding SafA/ExsA family spore coat assembly protein, with product MKKIIAATLLTVSLMPSLASAATTYTVQSGDTMWKIASKYKVGTSEIITANPSVKNPNMIYPGQTLNIPTVSTAVTNAEAEVIRLVNIERQNAGLKPLTQNWELSRVARIKSQDMMKNNYFAHNSPTYGTPFNMMKNFGITYKSAGENIAKGQTTPAAVMKAWMNSPGHRANILNSNFTQIGVGYEPNGNYWTQQFIQK from the coding sequence ATGAAGAAAATTATTGCCGCAACACTGCTTACCGTCTCTCTAATGCCATCTCTTGCCTCAGCAGCCACCACCTATACGGTTCAATCTGGAGATACAATGTGGAAGATTGCCAGTAAATATAAGGTTGGAACCTCAGAAATTATTACAGCAAATCCATCGGTAAAGAACCCAAACATGATTTATCCGGGCCAAACGCTAAACATTCCGACGGTTTCCACAGCTGTAACAAATGCGGAAGCAGAAGTGATCCGTTTAGTTAATATTGAGCGTCAAAACGCAGGCCTTAAGCCGTTAACACAAAATTGGGAGCTTTCTCGTGTCGCTCGAATCAAATCTCAAGACATGATGAAAAATAATTATTTCGCCCATAATTCACCTACATATGGTACTCCATTTAACATGATGAAAAATTTCGGTATTACATATAAATCAGCAGGAGAAAATATCGCCAAGGGGCAGACAACGCCTGCAGCAGTCATGAAAGCTTGGATGAATTCTCCTGGTCATAGAGCAAACATCTTAAACAGTAACTTTACTCAAATTGGTGTAGGCTACGAGCCAAACGGAAATTACTGGACACAGCAATTTATCCAGAAATAA
- a CDS encoding DUF2935 domain-containing protein, translating into MAELFVSRSLDEIRFWSRIMKEHALFLSLGFTYEDKQLIEEAKQFIGVFERIEQELSTYTVDADPQLIKQFNSKVYQATASIWAYKRKVLGLILRCQIRSNNYALLVDHTSREAAYFAKRLKELNEGKLKPLPEAIIKENVFFLKIMADHAKFIGHLLDPSERKLVEQAREFSHDFDQLLYQAIDLDSMRPQSETAPLLDQFLDQNRVSVVSLRNFKKTARDLIEECRIKSNIHPLLADHVFREAERFLHIIDTFEASLTKENDQKK; encoded by the coding sequence ATGGCGGAACTTTTTGTAAGCCGTTCTTTAGACGAAATACGATTCTGGTCCAGAATCATGAAAGAACATGCCTTATTTTTAAGTTTAGGTTTTACCTATGAAGATAAACAATTGATCGAGGAAGCAAAACAGTTTATTGGTGTATTTGAACGGATTGAACAAGAACTAAGCACATACACCGTTGATGCTGATCCCCAGCTCATTAAACAATTTAACAGCAAAGTGTATCAGGCCACCGCCTCTATATGGGCTTATAAACGTAAAGTGTTAGGCTTAATTTTACGCTGTCAAATCAGGTCAAATAATTATGCCCTATTAGTGGATCATACAAGCCGTGAAGCCGCTTATTTTGCTAAGCGTTTAAAAGAATTAAACGAAGGAAAATTAAAGCCTTTGCCAGAAGCGATTATTAAAGAAAATGTATTTTTCCTTAAAATCATGGCCGATCATGCGAAATTTATTGGTCATTTACTGGACCCATCTGAGAGAAAACTGGTGGAGCAGGCACGGGAGTTCAGCCATGACTTTGACCAGCTGCTTTATCAAGCAATCGATTTGGATTCTATGCGCCCGCAGTCCGAAACAGCCCCTCTTCTAGACCAATTTTTAGATCAAAATCGGGTTTCGGTCGTTTCGCTGCGAAACTTTAAAAAGACAGCAAGAGACTTGATTGAAGAATGTAGAATTAAAAGTAACATCCATCCCCTCCTGGCCGACCACGTTTTTCGTGAAGCGGAAAGATTCTTGCACATCATTGATACGTTTGAAGCCAGCTTAACGAAAGAAAATGACCAGAAAAAATAA
- a CDS encoding Glu/Leu/Phe/Val family dehydrogenase, with the protein MTTDLFEKMQEHEQVVFCNDPETGLRAIIAIHNTTAGPALGGTRMRNYETVEEALEDALRLSKGMTYKCAAADLDFGGGKAVIIGDPAKDKTPELFRAYGQFIESLNGRFYTGTDMGTVLEDFVHASKETRCIAGLPEEYGGGGETSIPTALGVLYSIKAAASYLWNSEDLSGKTISIQGLGKVGFKVAEHLLNEGADLYVTDVSSDAIDQIRIAAEKMDRKVIALEGNEIYGVEADLFVPCAIGGVINYTTIDQLKVKAIVGAANNQLLSEDCAELLREKGILYAPDYIVNSGGVIQVTDELYGPNKERVLQKTKTIYHTLLDVLHRAESHNITTVEAANLLCESRIEFRKNRNSFFSPLKRPKWVIGS; encoded by the coding sequence ATGACGACAGATCTATTCGAAAAAATGCAGGAACATGAGCAGGTCGTGTTTTGTAATGACCCGGAAACCGGCCTAAGAGCCATCATCGCTATTCATAACACTACAGCGGGTCCAGCCCTCGGAGGGACTAGAATGCGAAATTATGAAACTGTTGAAGAAGCATTGGAAGATGCCTTGAGACTGTCTAAAGGCATGACATATAAATGTGCTGCTGCCGATCTAGACTTTGGCGGCGGAAAAGCAGTTATAATTGGAGACCCTGCCAAAGATAAAACACCAGAATTATTTCGAGCATATGGACAATTTATTGAATCGTTAAACGGAAGATTCTACACAGGAACAGACATGGGCACTGTACTAGAAGATTTTGTACACGCTTCCAAAGAAACACGCTGTATTGCTGGTTTGCCAGAAGAATATGGGGGTGGCGGCGAAACTTCTATTCCGACGGCACTTGGCGTTCTTTATAGTATAAAAGCTGCTGCAAGCTATTTATGGAACAGCGAAGATCTATCCGGAAAAACTATTTCGATTCAAGGTTTAGGGAAAGTTGGATTTAAAGTAGCTGAACATTTGTTGAATGAGGGAGCAGATTTATATGTAACAGATGTAAGTTCGGATGCTATAGATCAAATTAGAATAGCTGCTGAAAAGATGGATCGAAAAGTTATTGCTTTAGAAGGCAATGAGATTTACGGGGTTGAGGCGGATCTGTTTGTTCCTTGTGCTATAGGAGGCGTTATTAATTATACAACTATTGATCAGCTCAAAGTTAAAGCGATTGTAGGAGCTGCAAATAACCAGCTTCTAAGTGAAGACTGCGCTGAGCTTTTGAGAGAAAAGGGAATCCTATACGCACCAGATTATATTGTAAACAGTGGCGGGGTCATTCAAGTGACAGATGAATTATACGGACCTAATAAAGAAAGAGTCCTTCAAAAAACGAAAACAATTTATCATACACTTTTAGATGTTCTTCACAGAGCAGAATCACATAATATTACCACTGTGGAAGCCGCAAATCTGCTTTGTGAAAGTCGAATTGAATTTAGAAAAAATAGAAACAGCTTCTTCTCACCACTAAAACGCCCGAAGTGGGTAATTGGTTCTTAA
- a CDS encoding aldolase catalytic domain-containing protein, with product MNDHSKILDCTIRDGGLVNNWDFSVEFVQDLYNGLSAAGVEYMEIGYKNSAKLLNVSEPNPWRFLDDNFLKEIIPEKKFTKLSALVDIGRVDPSDILPREQSVLDMIRVACYIREVNKGLELVQMFHDLGYETSLNIMALSSAPEHQLIEAFEMVKESPVDVVYIVDSFGSLEPADIEHQVNKFQSMIPNKQLGVHTHNNMQLAFANTLTAFQNGVAFLDSSVYGMGRAAGNCNTELLISYIPKPSYELKPVLSIIEKYMLDMRQKWEWGYIIPYMISGVLNEHPRVAMAYRDSADRDRFVDFYEKVARPEATFATVTK from the coding sequence ATGAATGATCACAGCAAAATTTTAGATTGTACTATTCGTGATGGGGGCTTGGTCAACAATTGGGATTTCAGTGTTGAATTTGTTCAGGACTTGTATAACGGTTTAAGTGCGGCAGGTGTTGAGTATATGGAAATCGGATATAAAAACTCTGCTAAACTTCTGAATGTATCTGAGCCTAACCCATGGAGATTTCTTGATGATAATTTCCTGAAAGAAATTATTCCTGAGAAAAAGTTTACAAAACTGTCTGCTTTGGTGGATATTGGCCGAGTAGATCCAAGCGACATTCTGCCGCGGGAGCAAAGTGTTTTGGATATGATTCGGGTGGCATGTTATATCCGTGAAGTAAATAAAGGCTTAGAGCTTGTACAAATGTTTCATGATTTAGGTTATGAGACTTCGCTCAACATTATGGCTTTATCAAGTGCACCTGAACATCAACTTATTGAAGCATTTGAAATGGTGAAAGAAAGTCCGGTAGATGTTGTGTATATTGTAGATTCCTTTGGCAGTTTGGAACCGGCAGATATCGAGCATCAGGTGAACAAGTTTCAATCCATGATTCCCAACAAACAGCTTGGCGTCCACACGCATAACAACATGCAGCTGGCATTTGCCAATACATTAACTGCGTTTCAAAATGGGGTTGCGTTTCTTGATTCATCTGTTTACGGAATGGGGCGTGCAGCTGGCAATTGCAACACAGAGCTTCTCATTAGCTATATTCCAAAACCGAGCTATGAGCTTAAACCAGTCCTTAGCATCATTGAAAAGTACATGCTGGATATGCGTCAAAAATGGGAATGGGGCTACATTATTCCTTATATGATATCTGGTGTGCTCAATGAACATCCGCGTGTCGCTATGGCTTACCGGGATAGTGCAGACCGGGATAGATTTGTAGATTTCTATGAAAAGGTAGCGAGACCTGAAGCTACTTTTGCCACAGTTACGAAGTAG
- a CDS encoding YitT family protein, translating into MNQVKHYTSMLAGTFIIALSFTLLQGPNQIASGGLTGASLVLSSIFNAPSAIILWITTLFLLVVCCYFLGVHSILKSVIGSLLIPFFVYLTNDLPPLTNDPLLASICGGLGVGAGLGLVFRAGGNTGGFTLIAQILHKIKNVKHSTSIMYMDAAVMIAGGIIFSPEKALYALAGAFVTRKTMDIIQGKNTKSNIVYVISSENFEKRIANWVLHKLGRGLTKVSGAGGYSGSERVIMMIVLEQSKVKDLRSAVQEIDPHAFIILCEATEVFGEGFTPFFPVPEGKKALSSSPALNIQHLKT; encoded by the coding sequence ATGAATCAAGTAAAGCACTATACCTCTATGTTAGCAGGCACGTTTATTATTGCCTTATCTTTCACACTCCTGCAGGGGCCAAATCAAATAGCTTCTGGAGGTTTAACAGGAGCCTCTCTTGTTCTTAGTTCTATATTCAACGCTCCTTCAGCCATCATTTTATGGATAACCACCTTGTTTTTATTAGTTGTTTGTTGTTACTTTTTAGGCGTGCATTCTATTTTAAAATCGGTGATTGGATCTCTGCTAATTCCGTTTTTTGTTTACCTTACAAACGATTTGCCCCCGCTTACGAACGATCCTCTATTGGCTTCTATCTGCGGCGGTCTGGGGGTAGGGGCCGGCTTGGGGCTGGTTTTTCGAGCAGGTGGGAATACCGGGGGTTTTACGTTAATTGCTCAAATTCTACATAAAATAAAGAATGTTAAACATAGTACTTCGATTATGTATATGGATGCAGCCGTTATGATAGCAGGAGGGATTATTTTTTCTCCCGAAAAAGCATTGTATGCTCTGGCTGGAGCGTTTGTAACTCGAAAGACAATGGACATTATTCAAGGGAAAAACACGAAGTCAAATATAGTCTATGTTATATCTTCTGAAAATTTTGAAAAAAGGATAGCCAATTGGGTTCTACATAAATTAGGCAGGGGTTTAACGAAAGTATCAGGGGCAGGGGGTTATAGCGGTAGTGAACGAGTCATTATGATGATTGTCCTTGAGCAATCAAAAGTAAAAGACTTAAGATCTGCTGTACAGGAAATTGATCCTCATGCTTTTATCATCTTGTGCGAGGCAACTGAGGTATTTGGTGAAGGATTTACTCCATTTTTTCCGGTTCCCGAAGGCAAAAAGGCACTTAGTTCAAGTCCAGCTTTGAATATTCAACATTTGAAAACCTGA
- the treP gene encoding PTS system trehalose-specific EIIBC component: protein MSKYTDPAKELLERIGGKENVAAVTHCATRMRFVLKDPKQANVKEIEAIKLVKGTFTQAGQFQVIIGNEVSSFFNEFVKYADIDSASKEEAKVAAKQNMNFIQRMIAHLADIFTPLIPALVVGGLILGFRNVIGDIKMLEDGTKSLIEVSQFWAGVHAFLWLIGEAVFHFLPVGITWAITKKMGTSQILGIVLGITLVSPQLLNAYGVAGAKASDIPVWDFGFAQIEMIGYQAQVIPAILAGLVLAFLERKLRDIVPNAISMIVVPFFALLPTVLIAHTVLGPIGWSIGSFVSDVVYSGLTSSFGWLFAAIFGFAYAPLVITGLHHMTNAIDLQLMSELGGTNLWPMIALSNIAQGSAVLAMIYINRKNEEEKQVSIPAAISCYLGVTEPAIFGINLKYGFPFLAAMIGSLTAAIISVGSGVMANSIGVGGLPGILSIQPQHMIMFAVAMAAAIVVPLILTIIFAKTKVSKMTFTKKAA from the coding sequence ATGAGTAAGTATACAGATCCAGCGAAAGAACTGCTGGAACGCATTGGAGGAAAAGAAAACGTCGCTGCCGTTACACATTGTGCAACGAGAATGCGTTTCGTTTTAAAAGATCCGAAACAAGCAAATGTGAAAGAAATAGAAGCGATTAAGCTTGTAAAGGGCACCTTTACACAAGCGGGCCAGTTCCAGGTCATCATTGGAAATGAGGTTTCTTCCTTCTTTAACGAGTTTGTTAAATACGCTGATATAGACAGCGCTTCCAAAGAAGAAGCAAAAGTGGCGGCAAAGCAAAATATGAATTTTATTCAGCGAATGATCGCTCACCTTGCGGATATCTTTACGCCGCTGATTCCGGCGCTTGTAGTCGGCGGTTTGATTTTAGGTTTTAGAAATGTAATCGGTGACATAAAAATGCTCGAAGACGGAACAAAGTCACTGATAGAGGTTTCTCAGTTTTGGGCTGGTGTACATGCGTTTTTATGGTTAATTGGTGAAGCGGTATTCCACTTCCTGCCTGTAGGGATCACATGGGCGATTACAAAGAAAATGGGAACGTCACAAATTCTTGGTATCGTTCTTGGTATTACCCTTGTTTCTCCTCAGCTTCTTAACGCATATGGAGTAGCAGGAGCCAAAGCCAGCGATATACCTGTATGGGATTTTGGCTTCGCGCAGATTGAAATGATCGGTTACCAGGCACAAGTGATTCCTGCGATTCTTGCCGGTCTTGTGTTGGCGTTCTTAGAGCGTAAATTACGTGATATCGTTCCAAATGCTATTTCTATGATTGTCGTACCGTTTTTCGCTTTACTTCCAACCGTTTTAATTGCACACACGGTGCTGGGTCCTATTGGATGGAGCATTGGATCATTTGTTTCTGACGTTGTGTATTCAGGTTTAACTTCATCATTTGGCTGGTTGTTTGCGGCTATCTTTGGATTTGCTTATGCGCCGCTCGTTATTACTGGATTGCACCACATGACGAATGCAATCGACCTTCAGCTTATGAGTGAACTCGGCGGCACAAACCTATGGCCGATGATCGCTTTGTCCAATATTGCACAAGGTTCTGCTGTTTTGGCCATGATTTACATTAATAGAAAAAATGAAGAAGAAAAGCAGGTATCAATTCCAGCTGCCATCTCCTGCTACCTGGGGGTAACAGAACCGGCTATCTTCGGTATCAACCTTAAATACGGGTTCCCATTCCTAGCAGCCATGATTGGATCTTTGACTGCTGCGATTATCTCTGTAGGAAGCGGGGTAATGGCAAACTCCATCGGGGTAGGCGGCTTGCCTGGTATTCTGTCGATCCAGCCGCAGCACATGATCATGTTCGCAGTAGCGATGGCTGCCGCGATTGTGGTACCACTTATTTTAACGATAATCTTCGCAAAAACAAAAGTATCTAAAATGACATTCACTAAAAAAGCAGCTTAA
- a CDS encoding LysR family transcriptional regulator, with protein sequence MELRQLEYFMAVAEELNFSRAAKRLRITQPPLSLQIRNLEKELEVILFYRNNRHVELTEAGKAFYKDISKLFDHLQCAVENAQRSHEGKLGNLRVGFVGSATYDILPSVLREFRCLFPDVQVHLHELSTPLQVEALRQNEIDIGVLRPPVLDHSLCTEIVSIAPCVLAVPKQHPLLKKQNISLADLKPYPFVMLSPKTWAGLYNEILGLCNPIIQQEALEFQTVIGLVAAGMGIAVVPQSATNLHTQEVVYKDINNQLPLASMGVSYRRNDQSPLVKAFVKIAQEKG encoded by the coding sequence ATGGAACTTAGACAGCTGGAATACTTTATGGCTGTAGCTGAAGAACTTAATTTTAGCCGTGCGGCGAAACGTCTTCGAATTACACAGCCCCCATTAAGCTTACAAATTCGGAATTTAGAGAAAGAGTTAGAAGTCATTCTTTTTTACCGTAATAATCGGCATGTGGAATTAACGGAAGCAGGAAAAGCATTTTATAAGGATATTTCGAAACTATTCGATCATCTTCAGTGTGCTGTTGAGAATGCTCAACGCAGCCACGAAGGAAAGCTTGGAAACCTTCGAGTAGGTTTTGTTGGTTCAGCGACCTATGATATTCTTCCTTCTGTTCTGAGAGAATTTCGTTGTCTATTTCCGGACGTTCAAGTACACCTTCATGAACTATCGACCCCGCTGCAAGTGGAAGCATTACGTCAAAACGAAATTGATATAGGCGTTTTAAGACCACCTGTGCTGGATCATTCTTTATGTACTGAAATTGTGTCCATTGCTCCTTGTGTATTAGCTGTTCCAAAACAGCATCCATTACTAAAAAAACAAAACATTTCCCTTGCCGATCTTAAACCTTATCCATTTGTTATGTTATCGCCAAAAACGTGGGCAGGTCTGTATAATGAAATTTTGGGTTTATGTAATCCTATTATTCAACAAGAAGCTCTCGAGTTCCAAACCGTTATTGGATTGGTTGCCGCTGGAATGGGAATAGCAGTGGTCCCTCAATCAGCTACAAATCTTCATACCCAAGAAGTAGTCTACAAAGATATAAACAATCAGTTACCCCTTGCTTCCATGGGGGTTTCTTATCGACGGAACGATCAGTCTCCTCTCGTTAAAGCTTTTGTCAAGATAGCACAAGAAAAGGGCTAA
- a CDS encoding DUF1450 domain-containing protein: MRVAKFCKRNIEATEAGKVINILQRDYQGIVEPIVVGCFKRCLECRVTPFCRIQLTTIEAKNVNALVKKIIQTVNERP; this comes from the coding sequence ATGCGGGTGGCTAAGTTTTGTAAGCGCAATATTGAAGCAACCGAAGCTGGAAAAGTGATAAACATTTTGCAACGTGATTATCAAGGTATAGTAGAACCCATAGTAGTTGGTTGTTTTAAACGATGTTTAGAATGTCGGGTGACTCCATTCTGCCGAATTCAGTTAACGACAATTGAAGCAAAGAATGTAAATGCATTAGTTAAAAAAATAATTCAAACGGTTAATGAAAGACCATAA
- a CDS encoding metalloregulator ArsR/SmtB family transcription factor, whose amino-acid sequence MTASSPKHDVFQAIADPTRRSLLQLLADKEMSIAAITEYFPISRTAVNKHLQVLADANLVTSQKIGRETRYRLHSEPLIELKEWLFFFEQYWDEKLSALKQFIESDND is encoded by the coding sequence ATGACCGCATCATCGCCTAAGCACGATGTATTTCAAGCCATTGCGGACCCTACTCGCCGCAGTTTGTTACAATTACTTGCTGACAAGGAAATGTCTATTGCCGCCATAACAGAATATTTCCCTATAAGCCGCACTGCTGTGAACAAGCATCTGCAAGTGCTTGCCGATGCGAACCTTGTGACCAGTCAAAAGATCGGGCGGGAAACCCGGTACAGGCTTCACTCGGAACCGCTGATTGAATTAAAAGAATGGCTTTTCTTTTTTGAGCAATATTGGGATGAAAAGCTGTCCGCTTTAAAACAATTCATAGAGAGTGATAATGATTAG
- a CDS encoding SRPBCC domain-containing protein produces MHKNENVTEIRKTVVLNAPIEKAWKAVSTSEGIAAWWMPNTFEPVLGHEFILHAGPFGDSPCTVTELDPPHRLGFDWGKDWHLAFELKKLEENKTEFTLIHSGWDAEKVTEFGQPHLVVRGIMDGGWESIIKEKLPKHIEA; encoded by the coding sequence ATGCACAAAAATGAAAATGTAACAGAAATCCGTAAAACAGTTGTACTCAATGCCCCGATTGAAAAGGCATGGAAAGCCGTTTCTACATCAGAAGGGATTGCGGCCTGGTGGATGCCAAACACCTTTGAACCTGTTTTAGGACATGAATTTATTCTTCATGCAGGTCCATTTGGTGATTCACCTTGTACAGTAACAGAACTCGATCCTCCTCATCGCCTTGGATTTGATTGGGGTAAGGATTGGCATCTTGCTTTTGAATTAAAAAAGCTTGAAGAGAACAAAACGGAATTCACACTCATTCATTCCGGATGGGATGCAGAAAAAGTCACGGAGTTTGGACAGCCGCACTTAGTCGTTCGTGGAATTATGGATGGCGGCTGGGAGAGCATTATCAAAGAAAAGCTTCCAAAACATATCGAGGCTTAA
- a CDS encoding YerC/YecD family TrpR-related protein, translated as MYIKKLPEKNVQQLFNAILSLQTHEECRAFFDDLCTMNELAAFTQRLEVARLLQEGCTYDFIQTETKAASGTISRIKKLMDYGNDGYRIALDRIESYEKR; from the coding sequence ATGTATATAAAGAAATTGCCTGAAAAAAACGTACAGCAATTGTTTAATGCTATTCTTTCTTTACAGACACACGAAGAGTGCAGGGCCTTTTTTGATGATTTATGTACAATGAATGAGCTGGCTGCCTTTACACAAAGGCTGGAAGTTGCAAGGCTGCTTCAAGAAGGATGTACTTATGACTTTATCCAGACGGAAACCAAAGCTGCTTCAGGAACGATTTCCAGAATTAAAAAGCTAATGGATTATGGAAACGATGGATATCGGATCGCCTTAGATCGCATAGAGTCTTACGAAAAAAGGTAG
- a CDS encoding YerC/YecD family TrpR-related protein, which produces MDENKKKAAREQLFKAILSLNTMEECADFFDDLCTLKELEAFTQRFHVARRILNGETYEMINLETNARSNLIFRMKKSLQREKSCLREVLERLPEKEGSMK; this is translated from the coding sequence ATGGATGAAAACAAAAAGAAAGCAGCAAGAGAACAACTTTTTAAAGCTATTCTTTCATTAAATACAATGGAAGAATGTGCTGATTTTTTTGATGATTTATGTACGCTAAAAGAACTAGAGGCTTTTACACAGAGGTTTCATGTAGCCAGAAGAATTCTGAACGGAGAAACATATGAAATGATTAATTTAGAAACCAATGCCAGATCAAACTTAATATTTCGTATGAAAAAAAGTCTGCAAAGAGAGAAAAGCTGTTTACGCGAGGTTTTAGAACGGTTACCAGAAAAAGAAGGAAGTATGAAGTAA